In Desulfofundulus kuznetsovii DSM 6115, the following are encoded in one genomic region:
- a CDS encoding iron-containing alcohol dehydrogenase has product MLKVVQYYTPQKVVFGVNAVDNIGQYIKEMGISGKAIIVTDPGVAQAGIADRVAQALKKDGFEVAVFDQGKPEPDDVACDQAAEFARKEGGSFVIGLGGGSAIDIGKVAAQLLALPGKTEDYLINTTFPKKGAPIIAVPTTSGTGTECTMYAVITFAKDGIKGFFATPTILPDMALVDPTLTVSMPPKVTASSGIDALSHAIETMMAKQENPLTDAIALKAIEFIAEALPVAVYEGDNLEARVKMAYASMMAGMAFNDPGIVEGHALAHTLGSVYHVPHGVGCAVALPYAMEYNMGHCMEKLARIAVALGQNTAGMSVRQAAQAAVYAVKQLIEDVGIPTTWAPFGKKEDIPKLADMMAESPWITAFYGWSKRPMTKEAAVELLTRSYEGRLGDKLY; this is encoded by the coding sequence ATGCTCAAAGTGGTTCAATACTATACTCCTCAAAAAGTAGTGTTTGGTGTAAATGCCGTAGACAACATTGGCCAGTATATCAAAGAAATGGGCATAAGTGGAAAGGCTATTATTGTAACTGATCCCGGGGTGGCTCAGGCGGGGATCGCTGATCGGGTAGCTCAGGCTCTGAAGAAGGACGGATTTGAGGTAGCGGTTTTTGACCAGGGTAAACCCGAGCCGGATGATGTAGCCTGTGACCAGGCCGCTGAATTTGCCCGTAAAGAAGGTGGCAGCTTCGTAATTGGTCTGGGTGGCGGTAGTGCTATCGACATTGGTAAGGTGGCTGCTCAGCTCCTGGCGCTGCCGGGTAAAACTGAGGATTATCTGATTAACACCACCTTCCCCAAAAAGGGCGCACCGATTATTGCTGTTCCCACCACATCCGGAACCGGTACCGAATGTACGATGTATGCTGTAATCACCTTTGCTAAAGATGGTATTAAAGGCTTCTTCGCCACGCCGACCATCCTGCCGGATATGGCACTGGTGGATCCTACCCTGACTGTAAGTATGCCGCCCAAAGTTACTGCTTCTTCAGGTATCGATGCCCTCTCTCATGCTATCGAGACGATGATGGCCAAACAGGAAAACCCGCTTACTGATGCAATTGCTCTCAAGGCGATTGAGTTCATCGCAGAGGCCCTGCCGGTGGCCGTTTACGAAGGGGACAACCTGGAGGCCCGGGTCAAGATGGCTTATGCTTCAATGATGGCTGGCATGGCCTTTAATGATCCGGGAATCGTAGAGGGTCATGCCCTGGCACATACGTTGGGTTCCGTATACCATGTTCCGCACGGTGTTGGTTGTGCGGTTGCCCTGCCCTACGCGATGGAGTATAACATGGGTCACTGCATGGAGAAACTGGCTCGCATTGCCGTGGCTTTAGGTCAGAATACCGCTGGCATGAGTGTCCGCCAGGCTGCCCAGGCTGCTGTCTACGCGGTCAAACAGTTAATCGAAGATGTTGGCATTCCCACTACATGGGCACCCTTCGGTAAGAAGGAAGATATTCCAAAGTTAGCTGATATGATGGCTGAGAGCCCGTGGATTACCGCTTTTTACGGCTGGTCCAAGCGTCCGATGACCAAAGAGGCGGCGGTAGAACTGCTGACCAGAAGTTATGAAGGCCGTCTTGGGGATAAACTGTATTAG
- a CDS encoding 4Fe-4S dicluster domain-containing protein yields MSKVLVVDPFLCTGCHRCEMWCSLTKYGEINPSRSNVYVIRREPAVDVPVVCMQCGLCIDVCPTGALKRDGTTDAVVVDENLCAGCGTCVKVCPYGVLRIDEETDVAAKCDLCSGSPACVSHCPHGALRYEDAGKAAAMRREIWAMAHGVRIR; encoded by the coding sequence GTGTCGAAGGTACTGGTAGTGGACCCGTTCTTGTGCACCGGGTGCCACCGTTGTGAAATGTGGTGCTCGCTAACTAAGTATGGTGAAATAAATCCTTCCCGCAGCAATGTTTATGTGATACGCCGGGAGCCGGCGGTAGATGTGCCCGTAGTATGTATGCAGTGCGGCTTGTGTATAGATGTTTGCCCCACCGGAGCACTTAAGCGGGATGGAACTACTGATGCGGTGGTAGTGGATGAAAATCTTTGCGCCGGTTGCGGTACCTGTGTGAAGGTGTGTCCTTATGGAGTGCTCAGAATTGATGAAGAAACAGATGTAGCGGCCAAGTGTGACCTGTGCTCCGGTTCACCGGCATGTGTCAGCCATTGCCCGCATGGTGCTCTTCGATACGAAGATGCAGGTAAAGCTGCGGCCATGCGCCGGGAGATTTGGGCTATGGCCCACGGCGTAAGGATCAGATAG
- a CDS encoding aldehyde ferredoxin oxidoreductase family protein produces the protein MWYGFAGKLLRVNLTSGEFKVEELDKNELRKYMGCVGYAARLLYQEMPGGIDPLAPEAKVVLATGAVTGTLCPSGGSYEVCYKSPLTGTWNQARSGGAFGPKLKYAGFDFVVIEGKAEEPVYVYIHDGEVEIKPAKHLWGLNVEETTDALIRELDDPEISVATIGQAGENGVLYAALMNDRGRAAGRGGIGAVFGSKNLKAVVVNGRGGIKVARPKEFAEAVEKAEQWLKNYPFGSIPSLGTVGLVSLNNSLGILPTKNFQTAHFEKADQVSGETLNRKYQIKRRACYGCSFACGRYTSVGGGKFATPPMEGPEYETVDMLGPICGVADLEAIIRGNYLCNVYGLDTISTGMSIAFAMECYEKGLLTDRDTEGMPLRWGDGEVVVKLVEKIAHREGIGALLAQGVKRMAEQLGPAAEEAAIHVKGLELPAHEPRSESKVLAVQYAVSPRGACHMHPNWASTWDFGQLDCGMKEFGLPWPPAGIQDESPQKGIVYRYVALQGEISEILGACIFYSWGTEGSCITPQLYAEIVSALTGWDVTAAELVTAAERSWNLKRCFNAREGFTRKDDKLPGRFSQAIPDGPSAGARVENLDAMLDAYYEAMGWNRQTGLPAPEKLRELGLEFAIN, from the coding sequence ATGTGGTACGGATTTGCCGGTAAGCTGCTGCGGGTTAACCTGACCAGTGGTGAATTCAAGGTAGAAGAACTGGATAAAAACGAATTGCGCAAGTATATGGGTTGTGTTGGCTATGCAGCCAGGCTTCTCTACCAGGAAATGCCCGGTGGCATTGATCCTCTGGCTCCAGAAGCTAAAGTGGTGCTGGCCACTGGTGCTGTAACCGGGACCCTTTGTCCCAGCGGTGGAAGCTACGAGGTGTGCTACAAGTCACCTTTGACCGGCACCTGGAATCAGGCCCGGTCGGGAGGGGCTTTTGGTCCAAAACTCAAATATGCGGGGTTCGACTTTGTGGTCATTGAAGGTAAGGCAGAAGAGCCCGTCTATGTGTATATCCACGATGGCGAGGTGGAGATTAAACCCGCTAAACACCTGTGGGGGCTTAACGTTGAAGAAACTACAGATGCCCTGATTCGCGAACTTGATGATCCGGAAATCTCTGTGGCAACCATAGGTCAGGCGGGCGAAAATGGAGTTCTGTATGCAGCTCTTATGAATGATAGGGGACGGGCTGCCGGCCGCGGCGGTATTGGAGCAGTGTTTGGCAGTAAAAATTTGAAGGCGGTTGTGGTGAATGGCCGTGGAGGTATTAAAGTGGCCCGCCCGAAGGAATTTGCGGAGGCTGTTGAGAAGGCAGAGCAATGGTTAAAGAATTACCCCTTCGGCAGCATTCCTTCTCTGGGTACGGTTGGCCTGGTATCGTTGAACAACAGCCTGGGAATCCTGCCGACAAAGAACTTCCAAACGGCCCATTTTGAAAAAGCTGATCAAGTTTCAGGTGAGACTCTCAACCGGAAATATCAGATTAAACGGCGGGCTTGTTATGGTTGCAGCTTCGCCTGTGGGCGTTATACTTCAGTGGGTGGTGGAAAGTTTGCTACACCTCCCATGGAGGGTCCGGAATACGAAACTGTAGATATGTTGGGGCCCATTTGTGGGGTTGCCGACCTGGAGGCTATTATTAGAGGCAATTACCTGTGTAATGTTTATGGTTTGGATACAATTAGTACGGGCATGAGCATTGCTTTTGCTATGGAGTGCTATGAAAAGGGGTTGCTAACTGACAGGGACACGGAAGGAATGCCTTTACGGTGGGGCGATGGAGAAGTAGTGGTAAAATTGGTGGAAAAGATTGCCCACCGGGAAGGAATTGGTGCATTGCTGGCCCAGGGTGTAAAACGTATGGCTGAACAGCTCGGTCCTGCTGCCGAAGAAGCAGCTATCCATGTGAAAGGACTTGAACTGCCGGCTCACGAGCCCCGTTCTGAATCTAAGGTGCTCGCTGTGCAGTATGCCGTTTCTCCGCGGGGGGCCTGTCATATGCACCCCAACTGGGCAAGCACCTGGGACTTTGGTCAGCTTGATTGTGGCATGAAGGAATTCGGGTTGCCCTGGCCGCCAGCAGGGATACAGGATGAATCGCCTCAAAAAGGCATTGTTTACCGGTATGTGGCGTTACAGGGTGAAATCAGCGAAATCCTGGGGGCATGTATCTTCTACTCGTGGGGTACTGAAGGCAGCTGTATCACGCCGCAGCTTTACGCCGAGATTGTCAGTGCTCTCACCGGGTGGGACGTAACAGCGGCAGAACTGGTGACGGCAGCAGAGCGTTCCTGGAATCTCAAGCGGTGTTTTAACGCCCGTGAAGGTTTCACCCGCAAGGATGATAAGTTGCCCGGGCGGTTTTCTCAGGCCATCCCGGATGGTCCTTCCGCAGGGGCCAGGGTGGAAAATCTGGATGCTATGCTGGATGCGTATTATGAGGCCATGGGTTGGAATAGGCAGACTGGCCTTCCTGCTCCCGAAAAACTGAGGGAGTTGGGCCTGGAATTTGCGATAAACTAA
- a CDS encoding MoaD/ThiS family protein: MQVTVKLLGILSFSYPAFGKFHPVQLEEGETIRELRERLGLPLNEVRFVSVNGKMVGEEYVLVEGDEVVFFPAASGG; the protein is encoded by the coding sequence ATGCAGGTGACGGTAAAATTATTGGGTATTCTTTCTTTTTCCTACCCTGCCTTCGGCAAATTTCATCCTGTTCAACTAGAAGAAGGCGAGACAATCAGAGAGTTGCGGGAACGTTTAGGGCTGCCTTTGAATGAGGTACGCTTTGTTTCCGTTAATGGAAAAATGGTGGGAGAAGAGTATGTGCTGGTTGAGGGAGATGAGGTTGTTTTCTTCCCGGCAGCCAGCGGAGGGTAA
- a CDS encoding molybdopterin-binding protein, with protein sequence MELDLLQKTELWITGIELHGANLNEIAAVTARVLGLPAEAVMVVDVRDRVVVLDIMRRTVMAEQIVGREKELLSALNRVPGVRATSSAAVHAQGILGLIAADAEQREEFLERSTRLAQQVRAGVARRGVVFASGREVQEGLIEDTNSPYLISLFEQHGYRMRFGGILPDDLDLITGRLRSAVADGYGLVITTGGVGAEDKDWMVESISRLDPAAATPWILHFHAGKGRHLKDGVRIAVGQVELTTLVALPGPHDEVRLAAPVLLEALEAGWGKEVLADALARVLREKWRRAMVHEHHG encoded by the coding sequence TTGGAACTCGACCTGCTGCAAAAAACCGAGCTCTGGATTACCGGTATTGAACTTCACGGGGCAAATCTTAACGAAATAGCCGCCGTTACCGCCCGTGTATTGGGATTACCTGCTGAAGCCGTGATGGTGGTAGATGTGCGGGACCGGGTGGTGGTGCTGGATATCATGCGGCGCACGGTGATGGCTGAACAAATTGTGGGGCGGGAAAAAGAACTGCTTTCAGCCCTGAATCGCGTACCGGGGGTACGGGCCACATCCAGTGCGGCTGTTCACGCCCAGGGCATATTGGGCCTGATTGCCGCCGATGCGGAACAGCGGGAGGAATTTTTGGAGCGTTCCACCCGCCTGGCGCAGCAGGTAAGGGCCGGTGTGGCCCGGCGGGGGGTGGTTTTTGCTTCCGGCCGGGAAGTCCAGGAAGGCCTGATTGAGGATACAAATTCGCCTTATTTGATCAGCCTGTTTGAGCAACATGGCTACCGGATGCGTTTTGGAGGCATTCTGCCGGACGATCTGGATCTGATTACCGGCCGCCTCCGGTCGGCAGTGGCAGATGGTTACGGCCTTGTGATCACCACCGGCGGGGTTGGTGCGGAGGATAAAGACTGGATGGTGGAGAGCATTTCCCGGCTCGACCCAGCGGCGGCGACCCCCTGGATACTCCATTTCCACGCCGGAAAGGGACGCCATTTGAAAGACGGTGTGCGCATTGCAGTAGGTCAGGTGGAATTAACCACTCTGGTGGCTTTACCAGGTCCTCACGACGAGGTAAGGCTGGCGGCTCCCGTCCTGCTGGAAGCGTTGGAAGCAGGTTGGGGCAAAGAGGTTCTTGCCGACGCGCTGGCCCGGGTGTTGCGGGAAAAGTGGCGCCGGGCGATGGTTCACGAGCACCATGGATGA